In Formosa haliotis, the sequence AAAATTCAATCCTATCTTAAAGAGAATGACTGTTCATAAAGAAATAAAATAATTGAGTCATGGCAAAGAAATCAGTAGCATCATTACAAACGGGGTCTAAGAGATTAACAAAAGCTATCAAAATGGTAAAGTCTGATAAAACAGGAGCTTACACATTTGTTGAAGCAATTATGGCACCAGAACAAGTAAACGACTTCTTGAATAAAAAATAATAATTTATTTTTTATCAATAAAGATATTTAAGCTGCTTTCTATTTAAGAGAGCAGCTTTTGTTTTATATTTACGTTTAAAATAGTGACAAATTTTCTGCTTGGGTTTTTGGGCAGACTATTTGTGTTAAGAGTTTTTAAAAGTTACTACGCCATTTGTGTAGTATAACCATGCTTGATATCATAAATTCTAAATTATAACTAATGAGCTTTTTTAAAAAAATTTTTACTTCTGAAAAAAGGAAACTTTAGATAAAGGCTTAGAGAAATCTAAGACTAATTTTTTTGATAAACTAAGTAAGGCAGTTGCCGGAAAATCTAAGGTTGATGATGATGTTTTAGATGATTTAGAGGAAGTTTTAGTGTCTAGCGATGTTGGGGTAAATACCACTTTAAAAATTATTAAACGTATAGAAGCTCGTGTAGAACGAGATAAATATTTAGGAACAGAAGAATTAAATCTTATTCTTCGCGAGGAAATTGCCGGTTTATTATCTGAAACAAATTCAGGTGAAGAAACCGAATATACTATTCCAGCCAATAAAAAACCATATGTTCTTATGGTTGTTGGTGTAAATGGAGTGGGAAAAACTACGACTATCGGGAAACTTGCTTACCAGTTTAAAAAGCAAGGTCTTAAAGTGGTTTTAGGTGCAGCAGATACTTTTAGAGCTGCAGCAATAGATCAATTGCAAGTGTGGGCAGATCGCGTAGAAGTGCCTATTGTAAAGCAAGACATGGGAAGTGATCCGGCTTCGGTAGCTTTTGATGCTTTACAATCGGGTGTGTCTCAAAATGCCGATGTTATTATTATTGATACCGCGGGACGTTTGCATAACAAAATTAATTTGATGAACGAGCTAACTAAGGTAAAACGCGTTATGCAAAAAGTGATAGGCGATGCGCCTCACGATGTTCTATTGGTGTTAGATGGCTCTACAGGACAAAATGCATTCGAGCAAGCTAAACAGTTTACTGCAGCTACAGAGGTAACGTCCTTGGCGGTTACTAAATTAGACGGTACAGCTAAGGGTGGCGTTGTTATAGGTATTAGCGATCAGTTTAAAATTCCCGTAAAATATATTGGTGTTGGAGAAGGGATTAACGATTTACAAGTGTTTAATAAATTCGAATTTGTAGATTCTTTTTTTAAATAAATACAATCCTTATTCTACACACATAATTTCTCATAACTGAATGATCTTTGCTTGTTTTAGCGAAGGTTTAAGACTTTGACTTTGATGTCTATTTCTTTAGGCATGCCATGACTATTTTCTGGTATTCACAGATTCATCTTAGAATCTGCAAATCAATATAATTTACTTCTAAAATTATAGGTTGACTTCCTATATGCCTTAATTTCTATTCGGACTCATTTAGTGATTCAATTCTTAATTTATAATCTTGTTAGATAATGGATCTTGTTTAAAAAAAAAGCGAGACTATAATGTGCATAATAAAGATATGCACTTAACATACTTTTCCTTTAATTTGATTGTTAAAGAGGGGGTAAGTTAAAAAGCTATGTAGCTATTTTATGAGATCATTAAAACATGGAATGATGTTTTCCGGCGAAGCGTCATTGTTAACTTAACGAGGAGGTTTTAAAATGCTTTTAAACGATGTCTTTCAATTAAAATTCTATAGAGGAAAATATCAAGTTAATAGATTTTAAAGATGTTTAGGTTACCTCGAGGATGATTTTTCTCTATAAATCCCAATTTAGTATGCTTCATTATTCCATTTTAAAACATAAGTTAGCTAAATAAAGCGCATAAAAAAAGGTTAAACATGATGTTTAACCTTTTTGTTGTGACCGGGCTGGGGCTCGAACCCAGGACCCTCTCCTTAAAAGGGAGATGCTCTACCAACTGAGCTACCAGGTCATTGTTTTTGTTTGCGTATTGCGGGTGCAAAGATACTATCTTTATTTAAAAAACCAACCCTTTTTTAATATAAATAGAAAAAATAATTATTTCTGTTTATAATAGATCATTTAAGTTTAACAAAACTGCGCTGTTATAGTCTGATAAATAGTTCCTTATCTATACCATTAGACATGTAAATCTTGTTATGTAAATGAGCAATTTTTTAAAGTGCGCACGAGAAGATTCGAACTTCCACATCCTAAACGGATACTGGCCCCTCAAGCCAGCGCGTCTACCAATTCCGCCACGTGCGCCTAAAATATATAACTAAAAAAGGTTAAACAATAATGTTTAACCTTTTCGTTGTGACCGGGCTGGGGCTCGAACCCAGGACCCTCTCCTTAAAAGGGAGATGCTCTACCAACTGAGCTACCAGGTCATTGTTTTTGTTTGCGTATTGCGGGTGCAAATATATCACCTTTATTTAGAAAACCAAGCCTGTTTCTTGTTTTTTTTTTGTTTTTTTGTGCTGCAATATTGTATGTTTTTAAGTATCAATAAATAGGAGTTTAAATGAATTTAATTTTAATAGGATATATGGGGTCGGGTAAATCAACTTTAGGTAAAAAGTTGGCCAAAATATTAAATTACCCATTTATAGATTTAGATGATTATATAGAAGAACAGGAACAAAATTCTATTTCAAATATTTTTGAGGAACGGGGAGAAATCTATTTTCGAAAAAAAGAACATGACTATTTAAAAGCACTTTTAGAAAATAATACGCAAAGTATTTTGGCTTTAGGCGGAGGTACCCCGTGTTATTCTAATAATATGGAATTGATTAAAAATGATAAAACGTCGACTTCTATTTATTTTAAAGCAGGTGTTAAAGAACTCACCTCAAGATTAAAACATGAACGTGCTAAGCGTCCGTTATTAAGCCGATTTACGACAGATGATGAATTGGCAGAGTTTATAGGTAAACACTTATTTGAACGTGCTATATTCTATAATGAAGCCGATATTATTATTGATGTAGATAACACCAGTGAAATCGCTATTTTAGATCGTTTAATGACGCATTTAGTCTAAATACGCTTCAAATACATCATTCTCAAAATTAACAGTTACATGTTCGTTTAAGGATGTAGATAACGAAATACCCTTGAAATCTGCTTTTACTGGGTATTTTTTATGATTTCTATTTACTAATACCGCAGTTTTAAACTGCTTTAAAGGTACATCTAAAAAGAAACGAACACCGTAGATTAAAGCTGTTCCTGAATTTAAAACGTCATCAATTAAAACAATAGATTTATTTTCATAATCTTCTACTTTTAAAGATGTTTTAATTTCGTTTCGCGGATTTTTCTTGTCAATTTTTACTTTACACAAAATCGGTTTAATAGGAGATATTTTACTTAAAACCGATTTTAGCTTTTTTGCTAATACATAACCATTACTATCAATACCAGCCAAAATCACTTCAGACTCATAAACATTGCTTTCGTAAATTTGATATGCAATACGCTTAATTTTATGATTGATTTCGTCGTGAGTTAAAATAATATTTTTAGTCGTTTCCATCTTGTGTTATGTAATTTAGTCAAATATAAAAGAGTTTTTTATCTCGTGCTAGTTTTCAGAATTAAAAAAACTTCAAAAAAAAAGTAATTAATTAAAGGTCTTCAGAAGTTGTTTCTTCTTGGTCGTCTTGATAATCGTCAATATCGCGGCGATCTTTTTTAGTAGGACGACCTGTTCCTTTTTTACGGTAATAATCTTTGGCGTATTTTAAAAGTTCTTGAGCTTCAAAGGCCTCTTTAGGGGTTGTGTCCACGCGATAAATATCAACTAATTTAGCGCCAACACGGTTTGGAGGTAAGTCGTTTACCTTCAGGCTGTAGTTTACTTGATCCTTTCTAAGTTCAATTTTGTCTTGCGGATAAACGTCACGACTAGGTTTTACTACGGCTCCATTTACTTTAACATGTCCTTTTTTACAGGCTGTAGTAGCTATACTTCGTGTTTTATAATACCT encodes:
- a CDS encoding phosphoribosyltransferase family protein, producing the protein METTKNIILTHDEINHKIKRIAYQIYESNVYESEVILAGIDSNGYVLAKKLKSVLSKISPIKPILCKVKIDKKNPRNEIKTSLKVEDYENKSIVLIDDVLNSGTALIYGVRFFLDVPLKQFKTAVLVNRNHKKYPVKADFKGISLSTSLNEHVTVNFENDVFEAYLD
- a CDS encoding RNA-binding S4 domain-containing protein produces the protein MRIDKYLWCVRYYKTRSIATTACKKGHVKVNGAVVKPSRDVYPQDKIELRKDQVNYSLKVNDLPPNRVGAKLVDIYRVDTTPKEAFEAQELLKYAKDYYRKKGTGRPTKKDRRDIDDYQDDQEETTSEDL
- a CDS encoding DUF4295 domain-containing protein; translation: MAKKSVASLQTGSKRLTKAIKMVKSDKTGAYTFVEAIMAPEQVNDFLNKK
- a CDS encoding shikimate kinase, which translates into the protein MNLILIGYMGSGKSTLGKKLAKILNYPFIDLDDYIEEQEQNSISNIFEERGEIYFRKKEHDYLKALLENNTQSILALGGGTPCYSNNMELIKNDKTSTSIYFKAGVKELTSRLKHERAKRPLLSRFTTDDELAEFIGKHLFERAIFYNEADIIIDVDNTSEIAILDRLMTHLV